The Spirosoma foliorum genome has a window encoding:
- a CDS encoding O-antigen ligase family protein, with the protein MIIWLYRFILFVLLFGMSALIYGGNALNPIFDKAVSGTALVGIVSLVIFYPQFPPLYKWVAWFLFLGVIGLVLESKYEYGQYVYSYFVIKRFAYCGLALMTYVIATRAGELKLEYAIYVIFAFYVINQLFLGQIFSYNLTSDTRTVTSNEALYLVIPCLYYLMIYLKDRRIVDLFKVLLTFGLIVFLLHRSVISAAIVGIAVVIGLSLVGKLSTGELPMGRTLATFTVLLLLLAPVMGMLPGNKVDAFLENIGGILDPKEDNTGSWRLEQSEYYLGLIPDKPMLGWRYEGYDKGEIMENEDFPTKGTIIHSQYIDMLYNYGAVGLSINLLIIFGTLLTIYHRNPTLTTEQTVLFGFIVSGLIYAVSYQLPVFFWGFVGVGMYYAFKSPEVPVITYNPPQHAQPGLSSRPAVLPKKPLSI; encoded by the coding sequence ATGATAATCTGGTTGTATCGATTCATACTCTTTGTCTTATTATTCGGGATGAGTGCCCTCATTTACGGAGGAAATGCGCTGAACCCGATTTTCGATAAGGCCGTTAGTGGAACTGCGTTAGTAGGCATTGTATCGCTCGTTATTTTTTACCCCCAATTTCCACCCCTTTATAAATGGGTAGCCTGGTTCTTATTTCTGGGGGTTATTGGTCTGGTTCTCGAATCCAAATATGAATACGGCCAATATGTTTATTCTTACTTTGTTATTAAGCGTTTTGCCTATTGTGGCTTGGCATTAATGACTTACGTAATCGCTACAAGAGCTGGCGAATTAAAATTAGAGTATGCGATCTATGTGATTTTTGCTTTCTATGTTATCAATCAGTTATTTCTGGGGCAGATTTTTAGCTACAATCTAACCTCCGATACCCGGACTGTAACGTCAAACGAAGCGTTATATCTGGTTATTCCCTGCCTGTATTACCTAATGATCTACCTGAAAGATCGTCGTATTGTCGATCTATTTAAGGTTCTTCTCACATTTGGTCTCATCGTGTTCTTATTACACCGTTCAGTTATTTCGGCCGCAATTGTCGGGATTGCCGTAGTTATAGGGCTTTCACTGGTTGGGAAATTATCGACAGGAGAGTTGCCGATGGGACGCACATTGGCCACCTTTACAGTTCTGCTACTCTTACTGGCTCCCGTCATGGGCATGCTGCCGGGCAACAAAGTCGATGCCTTTCTGGAAAATATTGGTGGTATTCTCGACCCGAAGGAAGATAATACGGGTAGCTGGCGGCTGGAGCAATCAGAATATTATCTGGGCCTTATTCCGGATAAACCCATGTTAGGCTGGCGCTATGAAGGTTACGATAAGGGCGAGATTATGGAAAATGAAGACTTCCCAACGAAAGGAACCATTATCCACTCGCAGTACATCGATATGCTGTACAACTATGGTGCTGTTGGGCTAAGCATTAACCTCCTGATCATATTTGGTACGCTCCTGACGATATATCATCGGAATCCAACTCTCACTACCGAACAGACTGTTTTATTCGGCTTTATCGTGAGTGGATTGATCTATGCTGTATCCTATCAGTTGCCCGTCTTTTTCTGGGGTTTTGTTGGCGTTGGGATGTATTACGCATTCAAATCTCCAGAGGTTCCTGTTATCACCTATAATCCACCCCAGCATGCCCAACCGGGCTTATCGTCACGTCCGGCTGTTTTACCTAAAAAGCCACTAAGTATATGA
- a CDS encoding glycosyltransferase family 2 protein has protein sequence MISIIIPVHNRLEYTRQCLACLAVQTYRNFQIIVVDDGSTDGTDIMINQEFPDVVVLRGDGNLWWTEATNWGIRYAQQHQNKQDANFILTLNDDTRVEPDYLQTMIDAYREHKPCLVGSVSVNSENPEKLEYAGSEFELYTAGGRHLAEDYNYSYKELVSRKTYVESGSLPGRGTLIPLDTFDHIGLYDSKRFMHYMSDIEFSVRAHKAGYKLIVNVPSLVYEYTEATGIQVERKITLKEFIKGFTSIKSPTNLRVRYNFAIAHSKTKVIYFCCDVGRICAGFLLRKIKLMKPL, from the coding sequence ATGATTAGCATAATAATTCCCGTTCACAACCGCCTGGAATATACCCGCCAATGCCTGGCCTGTCTGGCGGTTCAGACCTACCGAAATTTTCAGATTATCGTGGTGGATGATGGATCGACCGATGGTACTGATATCATGATCAATCAGGAGTTTCCAGATGTAGTGGTACTCCGTGGCGATGGTAATCTGTGGTGGACCGAAGCTACGAACTGGGGCATTCGTTATGCTCAACAACACCAGAATAAACAGGACGCCAATTTCATCCTGACGCTCAACGATGATACGCGTGTTGAACCCGATTATCTGCAAACGATGATTGATGCCTATCGAGAACACAAGCCGTGTTTGGTGGGGTCGGTTAGTGTGAATAGTGAGAATCCCGAAAAGCTTGAATATGCCGGTTCTGAATTTGAATTGTACACGGCAGGGGGACGGCATCTGGCAGAGGATTACAACTACAGTTATAAAGAGCTGGTTAGCCGAAAAACGTATGTAGAATCGGGCTCGCTACCGGGCCGGGGCACGCTGATCCCATTGGATACTTTTGATCATATTGGCCTGTATGATTCGAAACGATTTATGCATTATATGTCCGATATCGAATTCTCTGTACGGGCTCACAAAGCAGGTTATAAGCTGATTGTCAATGTGCCTAGTCTGGTGTACGAATACACCGAGGCAACGGGTATTCAGGTGGAGCGCAAGATAACATTGAAGGAGTTTATTAAAGGGTTTACGTCCATCAAATCGCCAACCAACCTGAGGGTACGCTACAATTTTGCAATTGCCCATTCAAAAACGAAAGTCATTTACTTCTGCTGCGACGTTGGCCGGATATGCGCTGGTTTTTTGCTCCGTAAGATTAAACTCATGAAACCATTGTAA
- a CDS encoding glycosyltransferase family 4 protein, with the protein MKKVLLSAYACLPNHGSEEGTGWTYATTLSLNGLEVHCLTKKDGKTSIGEILANGQYPNLTVHYVIVPNWVDKFCNSNLIGMYFHYIYWQWSALKVARRLNKVYNFDLVHHVTYGSIQLGSFMYKLRKPFVFGPVGGGQHAPKAFKRYFGAYWTREWMRDWVSTFLQYTNPGFYRSVATANRLVVTNEDTYKLAQKLRPNRPIDRIWDAGLSPSFLPEKPIERYPGNTLKLLWTGRLLPRKALELTIQALGQVDPAIPVMLTIVGGKGEMVDQVPQYIERYGVKDRIHWAGHVSYQEVKDFYEHSDVFFFTSLRDSCPHQLLEAMAYSLPIVTLNLHGQAELVSDETGLRVPVTNEDQVVSDLARAIEWMYAHPNERLRMGQSGYAFAQTQIWETKIRRFIDELYSPLLGANVADPIAIKGIN; encoded by the coding sequence ATGAAAAAAGTATTACTATCTGCTTATGCCTGTCTGCCCAATCATGGTTCCGAAGAGGGGACAGGCTGGACGTATGCTACTACACTAAGCTTGAATGGTCTTGAGGTACATTGTTTAACCAAAAAAGATGGAAAAACATCTATTGGGGAAATTCTGGCCAATGGGCAGTACCCGAATCTGACAGTTCATTACGTAATCGTGCCCAATTGGGTTGACAAATTCTGCAACTCTAACCTGATAGGCATGTATTTCCACTATATCTACTGGCAGTGGAGCGCCCTGAAGGTAGCCCGACGATTGAATAAAGTCTACAACTTCGACCTGGTTCATCACGTAACCTACGGCAGTATTCAACTGGGTAGTTTTATGTACAAGCTCCGAAAGCCGTTTGTATTCGGGCCCGTAGGTGGCGGCCAGCACGCGCCTAAAGCGTTCAAACGATACTTCGGTGCTTACTGGACGCGAGAATGGATGCGCGACTGGGTCAGTACATTTTTGCAATACACCAATCCTGGCTTCTATAGATCAGTGGCTACTGCCAATCGGCTGGTGGTAACCAATGAAGATACCTATAAACTAGCTCAGAAACTACGACCTAACCGGCCTATCGATCGGATTTGGGACGCTGGACTGAGTCCGTCGTTTTTACCCGAAAAACCCATTGAGCGCTATCCTGGTAACACCCTGAAGCTACTCTGGACGGGTCGGCTACTTCCACGTAAAGCACTTGAGTTAACGATTCAGGCGCTAGGACAAGTTGATCCAGCCATACCAGTTATGCTAACCATTGTGGGAGGTAAAGGGGAAATGGTTGATCAGGTGCCTCAATATATCGAACGCTATGGTGTTAAAGACCGGATACACTGGGCTGGACATGTATCCTATCAGGAAGTGAAGGATTTCTACGAACACTCAGACGTCTTCTTTTTTACGAGTCTGCGCGATTCATGTCCACACCAATTGTTGGAAGCTATGGCTTACTCACTACCGATTGTTACGCTGAACTTACACGGCCAGGCTGAATTAGTGAGTGACGAAACCGGTTTACGAGTGCCTGTAACAAATGAAGATCAGGTGGTATCAGATCTGGCACGGGCAATCGAATGGATGTACGCTCATCCGAACGAGCGCTTAAGAATGGGTCAGTCAGGTTATGCCTTTGCTCAAACGCAGATCTGGGAAACCAAAATTCGGCGATTCATTGATGAACTCTATTCACCTCTATTAGGTGCTAATGTTGCCGACCCAATAGCCATAAAAGGAATTAATTAG